The sequence CCCGACCGACTATTTCTCGTGGGGGCTCTTCTATCGCAAGGACCTGTTTCAGAAGGCCGGCATCGCGAGCGAGCCGAAAACTTGGGACGAATTTCTCGAAGCGTGCCGCAAGCTGAAAGCCGCGGGCATTGCGCCGATCGCTGTGGGCGGCCGCGATGCGTGGACGCTTGCCGCGTGGTTCGACTACCTTGACCTGCGGCTGAACGGCTACGCCTTCCACATGCAGCTGATGGCAGGTGAGGTGCCCTATACGGATGCCCGCGTCAAGAAGGTGTACCAGGCGTGGAAGACGCTCATCGACGAAAAGTACTTCATCGACAACCCGCTCTCGTACAGCCTCGATTCGGTGCAGCCGCTCTATATCCAGGGCAAGGCCGCGATGATGCTGATGGGGACCTTCCTCTCAGCCGGCTTGCCCCCGTCGATCAAACCGGAAACGGGCTACTTCCAGTTCCCGGTGGTCGATCCGAAGGTGTCGGTCGCCGAAGACGGGTCGGCGGAATGCCTCAACATCCCGGCTCGCGCCACGAACAAAGCGGACGCGCGGCGTTTTCTGGCGTTCGTCGCCCGGTCGGACGTCGACGGCCGGTATGCCGCCGCGTTCGGCTCGCTGCCGGCCAACAACCAGTCGCCGCTGCCCGACGATCCGATCGCGCGCAAGGGTTTCGACATCCTGTCGAAGACCAGCGCCGGCATCGCCCAGTTCTACGACCGCGACATGACCAAGGAGATGGCCGACGAAGGCATGAAGGGCATGCAGCGCTTCATGAGCGACCCGTCCCAGCTCGATTCGATCCTCGCTCACCTCGAGCAGGAGCGTCAGCGGATCTACTCGAAGTCGTAACCGGTCGAGGCCCATCATGCATCCGTTGCAGACCGCGCAGTCCACGCGTCCCGCGGCATCCGCAGGCGCGCAGCAAGAAAGGGGACGTGCCGCATCCCGCTCACACACCCGCGCGCCGCTCGCACGCCGGCGCATGCGGGCAGCGTGGTTCTTCCTGCTGCCCGCATGCCTGATGTTCGGCATCTACGTCATCTATCCGATCGTCAGCAGCATCGTCCTGAGCCTCTACAACTGGGACGGCATGAGCGAGAAGACCTTCGTCGGCCTGGCGAACTACGTGGAGCTGCTGCACAGCGAGACGTTCTACGTCGCGCTCAGGAACAACGTCATCTGGCTGGTGCTGTTCCTGCTCGCGCCGCCCATCGGGCTGGCCTTCGCGCTGTACCTGAATCAGAGCGTGCGCGGCATGCGGCTCGTGAAGTCGCTGTTCTTCTCGCCGTTCGTGCTGTCCGGCGTGGTCGTCGGTCTCGTGTTCAGCTGGTTCTACGATCCGTCGTTCGGCTTGCTGAAGGTGTTTGTCGGCCACGGCATCCCGGTGCTCGGCGACGAACGCTACGCGACCTTCGGCATCATCGCGGCGGCGCTCTGGCCGCAGATCCCGTTCTGCATGCTGCTCTATCTGACGAACCTGACCGGCATCAATCCGGAAATCATCGAGGCGGGGCGGATGGAAGGGGCGGGAGGCTGGCCGCTGCTGTGGCACGTGGTGTTGCCGCAACTCAAGCCGGCCACATTCCTCTCGGTGGTGCTCACCGTCATCGGGGCGCTGCGCAGCTTCGATCTGATCGCGGTGATGACGGGCGGCGGTCCGTTCGACAGCTCCACGGTGCTCGCGTACTTCATGTACGACCAGGCCATCAAGTACTTCCGCTTCGGCTATTCCGCCGCGATCGCGGTCGTGCTCTTTCTCATCATGCTGGTCTTCATCGTCTATCAGCTGCGGCGCCTGCTGCATGCGGATCGGTAAAGGAAAGGAACCGTCATGTATCCGATGCCCGTTGCAAAATGGAAGCCAGCAAGCCGAGGGCTCTACAAGGCTTCGCTGCCGATCGCGCTCGTGCTCTGGCTGCTGCCGCTCTTCGCCGTGATGGTGACGTCCGTGCGTTCGTCGAACGAGCTGATGGAAGGCAACTATTGGGGATGGCCACATCAGTTCGCGCTGTTCGAGAACTACCGGACCGTGCTCGTCGATTCGCCGATGCTGCATTACTTCGTGAACAGCTGCCTCATCACGATTCCGTCGGTGGTCGGTGCCATGGCGCTGGCGTCGATGGCGGGGTTTGCGCTCGCGACCTATCCGTTCAAGGCCAATGCCGCGCTGCTCGGCACCTTCGTAGCCGGCAATTTCGTGCCGATCCAGGTCCTGATGATTCCGGTCCGGCAATTGACGCTGAGTTTGGGTCTGTTCAACACCGTCGAGGGGCTGATCCTTTTTCACGTCGCGTTTCAGACCGGGTTCTGCACGCTCTTCCTGCGCAACTTCATCAAGGAGCTGCCGTTCGAGCTGATCGAGGCCGCGCGCATCGAAGGGGCGAACGAGTGGCAATTGTTCTACCGCATCATCCTGCCGCTCATTGCGCCGGCGCTCGCGGCTCTGGCCATTCTCGTCTTCACGTTCGTGTGGAACGACTACTTCTGGGCCTTGTGCCTGACGCAAGGCGATGATGCGGCGCCGATCACCGTCGGCGTCGCCGCGCTGAAAGGACAGTGGACGACGGCGTGGAACCTCGTGTCGGCGGGCTCGCTGCTGGCGGCGCTGCCCTCGGTCGCGATGTTCTTCGCGATGCAGAAGCATTTCATTGCCGGCCTGACTTTTGGGGCGACCAAGGGTTAGGGCGAGTTTCATTTCCGCGGTGGCACGAGCGCCTTAACCGTGCCGCTGCCCCAATCACTCAATTAGAACCGTTTCAGGACGATCCATATGAAGGTCGGAGTCGACTATTACCCCGAACATTGGGACCCCGCGATGTGGGAGCAGGACGCACAGCGCATGCAGGCAGCGGGGATTGGCATCGCGCGCCTTGCCGAGTTTGCGTGGTCCCGGCTGGAGCCCAGAGAGGGCGAATACGATTTCGGCTGGCTCGATACCGCCATTGCGACGCTGGCGCGTCACGGCATCGACATCGTGCTCGGCACGCCGACCGCGACGCCGCCGAACTGGCTCGTCGAGAAGCATCCCGATGTGCTGCCTGTCGACAGCAAGCGTCAGCCCGTGTATCCCGGCGTGCGCTGCCATCGCTGCTACAACAGCCCCTCGCTACGCCAGTACTCCGAGCGCATCATCGCTCGGCTGACGAAGCACTACGGCTCCCATCCGGCGGTGATCGGCTGGCAGACCGACAACGAGCTCGCCGCGAACGATTGTCATTGCGAACATTGCACGCGCGGCTTCCGTGCGTGGCTGCAGAAGAAGTACGGCAGCCTGGAAAACCTGAATCGCGAGTGGGGCACGGTGGTCTGGAGCGGCGAATACAGCTCGTGGACGCAGGTGACGACGCCGCTGGGCGGCTCTCCCCATCTGAACCCGTCCTTTCTGCTCGATTTCCAACGCTTCTCGTCGGATTCGGTGGCGGACTTTAACCGTTTCCAGGCGGTGTTGATACGCGCGAACA comes from Trinickia violacea and encodes:
- a CDS encoding ABC transporter substrate-binding protein, giving the protein MKTIRRLPALAVALALATGAHAGTLNFNVAFKGANQRALWESVIADFEKANPDVKVKANFVEEEAYKVQLPAWLTTVAPDVVKWHEGERMAYYAKRGLFEDLSTDWQKNSWNTEFASLKQASSYAGKQYAVPTDYFSWGLFYRKDLFQKAGIASEPKTWDEFLEACRKLKAAGIAPIAVGGRDAWTLAAWFDYLDLRLNGYAFHMQLMAGEVPYTDARVKKVYQAWKTLIDEKYFIDNPLSYSLDSVQPLYIQGKAAMMLMGTFLSAGLPPSIKPETGYFQFPVVDPKVSVAEDGSAECLNIPARATNKADARRFLAFVARSDVDGRYAAAFGSLPANNQSPLPDDPIARKGFDILSKTSAGIAQFYDRDMTKEMADEGMKGMQRFMSDPSQLDSILAHLEQERQRIYSKS
- a CDS encoding carbohydrate ABC transporter permease, which encodes MHPLQTAQSTRPAASAGAQQERGRAASRSHTRAPLARRRMRAAWFFLLPACLMFGIYVIYPIVSSIVLSLYNWDGMSEKTFVGLANYVELLHSETFYVALRNNVIWLVLFLLAPPIGLAFALYLNQSVRGMRLVKSLFFSPFVLSGVVVGLVFSWFYDPSFGLLKVFVGHGIPVLGDERYATFGIIAAALWPQIPFCMLLYLTNLTGINPEIIEAGRMEGAGGWPLLWHVVLPQLKPATFLSVVLTVIGALRSFDLIAVMTGGGPFDSSTVLAYFMYDQAIKYFRFGYSAAIAVVLFLIMLVFIVYQLRRLLHADR
- a CDS encoding carbohydrate ABC transporter permease; this translates as MYPMPVAKWKPASRGLYKASLPIALVLWLLPLFAVMVTSVRSSNELMEGNYWGWPHQFALFENYRTVLVDSPMLHYFVNSCLITIPSVVGAMALASMAGFALATYPFKANAALLGTFVAGNFVPIQVLMIPVRQLTLSLGLFNTVEGLILFHVAFQTGFCTLFLRNFIKELPFELIEAARIEGANEWQLFYRIILPLIAPALAALAILVFTFVWNDYFWALCLTQGDDAAPITVGVAALKGQWTTAWNLVSAGSLLAALPSVAMFFAMQKHFIAGLTFGATKG